One Helianthus annuus cultivar XRQ/B chromosome 12, HanXRQr2.0-SUNRISE, whole genome shotgun sequence genomic region harbors:
- the LOC110878841 gene encoding uncharacterized protein LOC110878841, with amino-acid sequence MDSSIAAMDPLRAFRHEHPLNLVHLPQQLHHKNENADDEDEDEVEDEVEFVEEDRQCNLCKEQIWSFHLCYYSCKTCNYSLHKFCAELTEILQNHPLHPGHKLYHIYSRFYEFKCQVCNLMQKSVSMYFCGTCDFRMDIICATLLEQKINHHSHPHQLERMSCPIVSSCVACGNKHEGVFFHCTTCPRFLINLECALLPTKLLIQNHTDGTFTHSHPLTLAYSFPYSEYQAKYYPSCRVCGGSLYSHLWIYKCDKCLYYVHVDCATSKKEPFMSIFQTTSLGKTNKNFKEDEHLNLLHCPFHDEGDNLLKRYMSNQHELIGDSKQHEGEMLTHASHQHPLVLFDKQTPAGVSLHDPMKRSQLLCDGCVKPIMTVPFYVCCQYDDEQYCFVLHEWCAKLPAEVQEYVGHPEHTLFLLTKIPGKFFGVFECAVCELPSNGFSYGCTICNFYVDINCAFIPKEITHDAHPNHLLSIMKPSDTQSEEFCKACGYSVYYGRNLVYHCSSCNFNIHVECALLLPRVIKHKLDKHPLNLRYEPAENHISEYFCEICEDKLIPWQWFYHCTICAQSMHAACVPLILQCEQNTYADNHKCVYEFLNVKFGGTLEIKDHSHHLAFVQGLESDGMCSKCHRRLQYKMIFKCLECEFALDFKCASSSVN; translated from the exons ATGGATTCTTCAATTG CTGCTATGGACCCGCTCCGTGCCTTTCGTCACGAGCATCCGCTGAACCTTGTGCATCTGCCGCAGCAGTTGCATCACAAAAATGAAAACGCAGACGATGAGGATGAGGATGAAGTTGAAGATGAAGTCGAATTTGTGGAGGAAGACCGTCAATGCAACCTTTGTAAGGAACAGATCTGGTCATTTCATTTGTGCTACTACTCCTGCAAGACTTGTAACTACTCATTGCACAAATTCTGTGCTGAGCTAACCGAGATCCTACAAAATCACCCTTTACATCCTGGCCATAAACTTTATCATATTTATTCACGTTTTTATGAGTTTAAGTGTCAGGTCTGCAATCTTATGCAGAAGAGTGTTTCTATGTATTTCTGTGGTACCTGCGACTTTCGAATGGATATAATTTGTGCTACTTTGCTGGAGCAGAAGATAAACCACCATAGTCACCCTCACCAACTGGAACGAATGTCCTGTCCCATAGTATCAAGTTGTGTAGCTTGTGGTAACAAACATGAAGGGGTCTTCTTTCACTGTACCACTTGTCCTAGGTTTTTAATTAACCTGGAATGTGCTTTGCTGCCTACCAaattacttatacaaaatcataCTGATGGGACTTTCACTCATTCTCATCCACTTACTCTTGCCTATTCCTTTCCATATTCCGAATATCAAGCTAAATACTATCCCTCATGTAGAGTTTGTGGTGGCAGTCTCTATTCTCATTTGTGGATTTACAAATGCGATAAATGTTTGTATTACGTGCATGTTGATTGTGCGACTTCAAAGAAAGAGCCGTTTATGTCCATCTTCCAAACTACAA GCCTTGGCAAAACTAATAAAAATTTTAAAGAAGATGAACACCTGAATCTGCTGCATTGTCCATTTCATGATGAAGGTGACAATCTTCTGAAGCGTTATATGTCTAACCAACACGAGTTGATTGGTGACTCCAAACAACATGAGGGTGAGATGCTCACCCATGCTAGCCATCAACACCCACTCGTCCTTTTCGACAAGCAAACACCAGCTGGTGTTTCTCTGCATGACCCCATGAAAAGAAGTCAACTGTTATGTGATGGGTGTGTGAAACCAATCATGACGGTACCCTTTTACGTGTGTTGCCAATATGATGATGAACAATATTGTTTTGTTCTTCATGAATGGTGTGCCAAACTACCGGCTGAAGTACAAGAATACGTGGGCCATCCTGAGCATACTCTTTTTCTTCTGACGAAAATACCTGGTAAGTTCTTTGGTGTCTTCGAATGTGCCGTTTGCGAGTTACCATCCAATGGTTTTTCATATGGATGCACAATATGTAATTTTTATGTTGATATCAATTGTGCATTCATACCTAAAGAAATCACACATGACGCTCATCCAAATCATCTCCTATCGATAATGAAACCTTCAGATACGCAATCTGAAGAATTTTGCAAAGCATGCGGATATTCGGTGTACTACGGGAGGAATCTGGTATATCATTGCTCTTCTTGTAATTTTAACATTCATGTGGAGTGTGCTTTGTTATTGCCTAGAGTGATTAAGCACAAGTTGGATAAACATCCTTTGAACCTAAGATACGAACCAGCAGAGAATCATATTAGCGAATACTTTTGTGAAATATGTGAGGATAAATTAATCCCTTGGCAGTGGTTCTATCATTGCACTATATGTGCCCAGTCAATGCATGCTGCTTGTGTGCCCTTAATACTTCAATGTGAGCAAAATACATATGCCGATAATCACAAATGTGTCTACGAGTTTCTCAATGTTAAATTTGGAGGAACGCTTGAGATCAAAGATCACTCACACCACTTGGCCTTTGTTCAAGGGCTTGAGAGCGATGGCATGTGCAGTAAGTGTCATAGGCGATTGCAGTACAAGATGATCTTTAAGTGCTTGGAGTGTGAATTTGCATTAGATTTTAAGTGTGCCTCTTCATCTGTCAATTGA
- the LOC110876438 gene encoding uncharacterized protein LOC110876438: MNFLSINARGIGGPVKEGWIKGLKQQNKVDFLMIQETKLTDLTKLNVVKFWGKQDFGVEGVEATGLSGGLMCIWDKRIFKVTSHVKNRNFLLVSGIIKGSQQKINIINVYAPQKTTDKLSLWNKIREVMIGVEGMWVIAEEFNAVRNQDERKNSSFKNACVRNFNDFIFEGDLMEYDLKGRKYTCIRITAGR, translated from the coding sequence ATGAATTTCCTTTCTATAAACGCTAGAGGGATTGGGGGGCCGGTTAAGGAGGGCTGGATTAAGGGTTTGAAACAACAAAATAAGGTTGATTTTCTTATGATCCAAGAAACGAAACTCACGGATCTCACAAAGTTAAATGTGGTTAAGTTTTGGGGTAAGCAAGATTTTGGGGTCGAGGGTGTTGAGGCGACTGGTCTATCTGGGGGTCTGATGTGTATTTGGGACAAGCGGATATTCAAGGTTACCAGTCATGTTAAGAATAGGAATTTCCTTTTGGTGAGTGGGATCATTAAAGGATCTCAGCAGAAAATTAACATTATTAATGTTTATGCTCCTCAAAAAACGACGGACAAACTGAGTCTGTGGAACAAGATTAGAGAAGTGATGATTGGGGTCGAAGGAATGTGGGTAATCGCTGAGGAATTTAATGCGGTTCGAAACCAAGACGAGCGTAAAAACTCTAGTTTTAAAAATGCTTGTGTCAGGAATTTTAACGATTTCATTTTTGAAGGGGATCTTATGGAATATGATCTAAAGGGTAGAAAATACACGTGTATAAGGATAACGGCAGGAAGATGA